CTTTTCCACTTCTGGGCCTTTTAACCTTGGTTCACATCTAGAGGAAGGTTGAGAACAGGCCAGACCTCAGTGATCATCTGAGCCTGGTGAAAAGAAACGATAGGAGCCAAGGGGTGATTTGTCAGGGTTATATCTTGGCTCTCACTAGAGGGAGGTCTCGCTTTTGGCAGCCAGAATCTCACAGGCTCCTTTTCCTAGGAAAGAGTTACCTAATCTAGCTTTTCCTGGGTGGAATTAAGGAACTTAAACTTGGGGGCAAAAGGAGGCATTTTTCCTGAGTGCTACCTCATACATTTAGTAGgcacaaagaaagcaaagaacCAGTTAGCCAGTTCAAGCAATAGTTCCAAGTTCTCATACCGCTGTGGTGTATCGGTaactgtgatcttgagcaagtgcctctgtgtgacagtctcatCTTGTGCCTCAGTCTCATCTTGAAAATAGGGATAAAATGGTACCTATTGCCAAGGGGGTTTTCGAGTTAAATGTAAAATGCCCAGAACAGTTCTGGGCATGATTTAATAATTATTGGCTATTACTGGCATTGATACTGGGCATGTCCCTTTTATTCTGTCACATGGATGGGGAGGTGAAGTGCACTGTTGCTTTGGCCCTGTGGAACTTGATAACCAAATGTAGAATTAATTGCTGACTTGTTTATATTTATAGCTGGAAGAGCCGGTATTGTCCTCATTATAGTATAGAAGAATTCaagacaggagagagagacagcagcGAATGAAGACTATaataggaaagaagaaggaacatCAAAGATTGAGGTAGAGTAGGCAACTTAAGAGAGTTTGGGAGAAATTGTCCAATGGCCTGTAGTATATGCTTCATTTTTTGTCCCCTTTGCTTGGTCTTGGAGGCTAGGGTTGGTTAGTGTTGACGCATACACCAGTGGTCCCTGGGAAGCTGCCCAGTAACCTATCCTCCCAGGGATGTCCCTACTGGCAAAGTCCTGGCTGTGGAGCCCTACTGCCTAGAGTCATATCCTGGCTCTAACACTTGCTAACTAGGTGACCTGGGACaggttatttcatttctttaggcctcagtttcctcatctggaaaatacaTAATAATAGCACCCACTTTTTAGAACATTCTGTAGATTCACTGAGCTAATACATATAGAGCCAAGAATATTGCCTAGCAATAGGAAATTCTTAATCAATTTTAGTATCATTTTATTATGTCTTGTGAACATGGTACCACCTGAGATTCAGGGTAGGTGACAGTAGaaacagtaaaagaataaaagggGGTTTGTTCttgcattcattcagtcaacacaGGCAATAGAGGCACTAGAACAAAAAGATGGCTATGATCTCACATAATTCACATAATTCCATGGGCATGTTTTGTGCTTTCAAAaaatatgaaagggaagaagaaaactgaTGTCTTAGTCTTTAGCTGTTTTGGTCCTTCATCAGACCCATGGATAGCATTTTGAGGGAAATGTTACAAGAGATGCCAACAGGATCCTCAAAGACTACCTTGTACTTTTTCCATCTCTTGTATAGAAAATCTGCCAAGACAAGGAGGGTAACCCAGAGGAAGCCTTCTTCAGGGCCTGGTAAGAAAGACTGGAGGTTCTGTTTGGCTGCTGCCTCCCGACCTCAGCAAAGGCCACCTGTGTAGGGCAGCAAACTTGCTCTTCTCACTGTCAATTCCTTCCCAGAATCTCTAAGATCCTGAAGAACTCAGagtctgtaatttttaaatgtcacgTCCAAAGTTCAAGGAACAAGTTAGTTAAAGCCACTTGAGATAAAAGTATACGAAGTGAGCAGTTGCAGCCAACTCCGTCAGATGTGGCTAAAATTATATGAAAGCCTAACATATCAAATAACACTTCATCCCAACCTCCTCCTTGTCAAAATGACCCTCTTCCCAGTACTGTCCTCCTCCTTGTACTTAGAGAGATCGTTATGCTCCCAAAATGAATTCCTAACATCCTTTCTTCCAGTTTGCCGGCTATGCCTTCAAGAACCTGGGGATCCCGAAAAATTAGGGGAATTTCTTCAGAAAGACAATCTCAGTGTGCATTATTTCTGTCTTGTGAGTATAAGGCCCCCTTTGCTTTGAATGTCCTATGGCTTTGCTGTACAGTCTGTGCTCTGTTTTTGCATCCAGCCTCAGATCCATTGccctgtttgcttgtttttcttaatgacttttttcttttaaactctaatttttaaaaagtaatgtgtGTACCTGATGTAAAATCCTAACAGTATAAAGTATGTACAATAGAAAGTCTCTTCCCCTAGTAGTATTCCCaatccttctccctctccccagcagcAAATGCTACCAACAGTTCTTCCAGCTATTTTTTCctgatattctttttaaattaagtatagtTTGTATGCTATAGAATGCACCCATTTAAGAATACAGTTTGATGCGTTTTGATAAActcatatatcatatatttgataaactCATATATCAGTAAACTCATATAACATGGATATAAAGTATGTCCCCATGTAAACACTACCccaatcaaaataattatttccatCATGCCAGAAATCCCCTCCTACCCTCTTCCAGTCAGTTCCCTCAGAGGTGATCACTGTTCTGATCCATAGGTTACTTTTGCCTATTCttatacttcatataaatgaaaccatacaatttgtactcttttgtgtctggcttctttcactcaacacagTGTTTTGAAGATTGATCCATGTTGCATGCGTCGGTAGCTTGTGCCTTTTTATTGTGTAGTTGTATTCTGCTGTATGAATACAttataatttgcttatttatccacctgctgatggacatttgaattgttttcatttgggggctattgtgaataaagctgctatgcaTATTCACATACAATTTTTTGTGTGAAaacatgttttcacttctcttgggcaAATGTCTAGGAGTGAAATTACtaattatatgtttaactttgtgtGAAGTTGCCAAATcactttccaaagtggttgtaccagtttacaatcCCACTAGCAATTTATGAGATTTCTGTTTGCACAATATTCTTGTCCCGACTTGATGTtgttagtctttttaattttagccattctactgAGTGTGTTTTggtatctcattgcggttttaatttgcatttttctgatgacctAAAATGTTGAGgttctttttgtgtgcttattggccattcacaTATTTCCCTTTGTGAAGTGTATGTacaaatattttgtccattttaaaagttgagttgttttgggatttccctggcggtccagtggtcaagactccacacttccattgcCGGGGGCATATgctcgatccctggtaggggaactaagatcgcacatgccgcacggtgacgccaaaaaaaaaaaaaaagttgagttgTTTTGtcttattgagttataagagttctttgtatattctggctACAAATCCTTTTTCAGAGATGTGTGTTGTcactattttctcccagtctgtgatttgccttttaattttctttttatttttcaaatgagttGGTTTCATTCCAGGTGATGCAGAATTCAGGATAGAACAAGGACTTAGGAACACACTTTGGCAGGATTCTGCACTGGGTTTATGCGGATCTCATAGCTAAGGTAGAAAATGGCTGAGAAAAACTAAAGACAAGATGAGCCActgtatgattttctttttttttacaaaaatttattcttaaatgtaCAAAAGGTTCCAAGCTATAGCTATAGGTGGCGACAGATGTTATGGCAGGGAATCCAGATGTTTAAACAGGAATGGAATCATCGTTGCCTCAGGCACAAGGAAcagcttactttttaaaaattttattttatttattttttggccacgctgtgcagcttgtgggatcttagttccctgaccagggaacctTAGTtcccgggcccatggcagtgaaagcaccaagttttaaccactggaccaccaaggaattccagGAACAGCTTACTTTTTGCCAGATTTCTTAATTCCACCTGTGGCCAGGGGGCCTTTCCCCGCAGCCTTCCCTTTTAGCTCCTCGAGTTTCTtctgctcctcctcctttttctgctTGAGTGCCTTATCTTCCTTGCCCATCTCCTTGGCTTGGTTCTTGGGCTGCTTCAAGGACTTATTCTTGCCACCTTCATGGCCCAACATGGTGCCTGctgccccttccccctgcctttttattttcttaatgatgtctttcgaagaacaaaagtttttaattttgatgaagtccagtttatctatttttccttttatggttcGTGCTTGTTTGTGTGTcccaagaaatctttgcctacccatTGCATTACCTCAGTGCCTTTgtcaaaatcagttgaccatgtaTCTGTGGATCTGGATGATTTATTTTATGTCATTGATCTGTGTGTTGATCcttaccaataccacactgttttgattattgtgacTTTACAGCATCTTGAAATTAAGTCTTGTTCTGCAGTCTTTtccaatattgctttggctatcgggtgctttccttttccatatacattttatatttagtttgTCAATTTTTcgttaaaaaaaaagcctgttgggatagtgatagggattgcattgaatttatggatctatttgggaagaattgacaaacaatattgaatcttccagtCCATGGCCATGATATATTTCCCcattaatttgtgtcttttaaaatttatctcagcaatttttttttttagtgaagaaGTCtcgcacatattttgttaaatgtattcctaaatattttgtgACTTCTATGCTagtataaatggtattttaaaatttcatttcaagtTTGTtgctggtgtataggaatgcagtttatttttgtacattgattttgtatcgGCAATATtgttaaattcacttattagttcagtagtttttatttttaaatttttttgtaaatgCCTTAGGATTTCCTGTGTACACAATCACGTGTGAATAAAGGcagttctttctttccaatctttatgtcttttaattcttcttcttGCCTTATTGTAATAGCTGGGAACTTCAATCTAGTGTTGAAAAGAAGTTGTATGAGTGAATATCCTATCTTGTTCCTAACATTAGAGGACAGCAtccaatttttcaccattaaatatgatgtcagctgtaggtttttcttaGATGCTTTTCATCAGATTGGAGAAGTTCCCTTTTACTTCTGGTTTGCTGAGGGTATTATGAATGTGTGCTGaatttgtcagatgctttttctgcatctgttgagatgatcatgatttttcttctttattttgtgaatgtggtttgtTACATTGATTGAATAATGTTAAACTAATCATGCATTTCTGGTACAAATTCtgcttggtcatgatgtataatcctttttatatggtGCTGGAttcaatattttgtttcatttttgtatctatgCTCATGAGAAAAATTGGTCTGTGCTTTTTCACTCCTGTAAGTTCTGTCTTGTTTTGGTGTCGGGTCTTGTTTAATTTCAATGCATTTATAAGCATATACATTTTCAACATAAAATAGACATCCTATACACAGtgttttgtattttacttttttttacctCATATATTTATGGAGCTCTTTCCatatagaacatttttttaatagctaaTTGGTATTCCATGGTACAGGTGTGCCAAAAAGTATTAAACTCCTGTTAaaggacatttagattatttttaatctttcactACTGATTTTTCTGTTTGTAGAAATTatacatgttcattgtagaaaatattaataacactTAAAAGTATAAATGGAAATCACTCATATAGTCCTAAAGCCTTGAGAGACTGTTAACATAGATATGTTTTAAGCCTAATTGGGATATAATTCAAGCGTCCTCAAGTCATCCAACCTTGTAGGCTCACTTTTTctataatgttaaaataaaataacctcaGCCCCCATTACATATAACATGTAACTGCTGCAGTAGGTCCAGCACCCTCCTTAATATTTTTGGAAGCTTCTTGGCGTGGGGCTCAGGTATGACATTCTTCCAAAGTATGTACACGTTCATTGTTCACGGGTACCTAAcagtttagcttcttttcccttGATTTCCCATTCTAGACTCTGCTTTGGGGGCTTTTCAGAAACAAAAGGTCCtttaaagtatgtttttaaagaaaagttcaattcctccccttcccctataAGGCAGAATGACTACAGTCAGGAGATTTGAAAGCCCTGTTTCCCTTTCTGTGGAGAATACACTCTGAGAAGAGTATTTATTCTGTACTGAGGGGCAGTACAGTGGGAGAGTGAGAGTGTGGGTTCTGTGGGCTCACATGTGAAGGCGACTCTGCTGCCTCCTTTCTGGGTGACCCCAGCCGGGTCACTTGCTGTGCTACACCTCAGTGGCTTCTAAGATGAGGAT
Above is a genomic segment from Eubalaena glacialis isolate mEubGla1 chromosome 7, mEubGla1.1.hap2.+ XY, whole genome shotgun sequence containing:
- the LOC133094740 gene encoding translation machinery-associated protein 7-like → MLGHEGGKNKSLKQPKNQAKEMGKEDKALKQKKEEEQKKLEELKGKAAGKGPLATGGIKKSGKK